The sequence TTGATGAATGAATCAGAAAACACGAAAAACAAAAATTCTCCTAGCGACTATGTCGTCTTAGCGATTGATGACAGCAGCACGGACAGAGCGATTATCCGCAAATGTTTAAAACCATTAGGTATCACGCTTTTAGAGGCCACCAATGGGTTAGAGGGATTAGAAATGCTTAAAAGTGGCGATAAGATTCCGGACGCTATTTTAGTGGATATTGAGATGCCCAAAATGGATGGCTACACTTTCGCTTCTGAAGTGCGCAAATACAATAAATTCAAAAACTTGCCTTTGATTGCGGTCACTAGTCGGGTGACTAAAACCGACAGGATGCGTGGCGTTGAATCGGGCATGACTGAATACATCACTAAACCTTATAGCGGTGAGTATTTAGCGAGCGTAGTGAAGCGCAGCATTAAATTAGAAGGAGGCCAATCATGAGCGATCCATTGAAAGATTTATTTGAAAAACAAAAAGAAGCCAACACCAACCCCAAGCAAGAAGATAATGAAGAAGTCTTGCAATTCATTGGCTTTATTATCGGCGATGAAGAGTATGCCATTCCTATTTTGAATATTTTAGAGATTGTCAAACCCATCGGCTACACACGAGTTCCTGAAACGCCAAACTATGTGCTTGGCGTGTTCAATTTAAGGGGTAATGTCTTCCCTTTGATTAACTTGCGCTTGAAATTTGGCTTGAAAGCGGAAAAACAAAATAAAGACACTCGTTACTTGGTGGTGCGCCATAACGACCAGATCGCTGGGTTTTTCATTGATCGCTTGACTGAAGCCATTCGCATCAAACAAACGGATATTGACCCTGTGCCAGAGACTTTGAGCGATAACAACAATCTAACTTATGGTATTGGGAAGCAAAACGACCGATTGGTAACCATTTTAAGAGTGGAAGAAATCCTAAAAAAAGACTTTTAAAACTTCTAGCTTAAGCCCCTATCATGGGCTTTTAAACACTTGCTCTATTATCCTAGCGTTCATCAAAATTGACAATCCCATGCAAATTAGTTAAAGCGTTTTGATGGGATAGGACCAATAAAAATTATCAAAAAAGATTGCACTCAATCGTTTCTTTTTCTTTTTTCTTACCATTTAGTGTTGCTTTTTTTAAAAAATTTCATACTTTTTGCATTTTTTTGCATTTTCTTGTTTACTTTGCAAAAATTTTGATTTAAAAACGATTAGTCTCCTATTTTAGGGGTTTCTTTAGGATTATTGGATGGCAATAACTCCCTTTTTTCCCTTATTGTTCTGTTTAAAAGTATTACTTTCTTAAAAAAGTTAATAACAAAATGTGTTATGATTGCCTCGCCTTTAAATTTTATTCACAAGGAGAAAAGATGAGATTAACTCCCAAAGAGCAAGAAAAATTCTTGTTGTATTATGCAGGAGAAGTTGCCAGAAAGCGTAAAGCTGAAGGCTTGAAACTCAACCACCCAGAAGCCATTGCCTATGTTAGTGCACACATCATGGATGAAGCAAGGCGTGGTAAAAAAACGGTGGCTGATTTGATGCAAGAGTGCATGCACTTTTTGAAAAAAGATGAGGTCATGGAAGGCGTGGGGAATATGATTCCTGATTTAGGCGTAGAAGCTTGTTTCCCTGATGGCACTAAACTTGTCACAGTGAATTGGCCTGTAGAGCCTGATAACCATAAAGCAGGGGAAATCAAATTTGGTAGCGATGAAGACATTGAAATCAACGCCCACAAGCAAGCTAACGCTATTAAGCTTAAAGTGAAAAACAACGGCACAAGATCGTTGCATGTAGGTAGCCATTTCCATTTCTTTGAAGCGAACAGAGCTTTAGAATTTGACAGAGAAAAAGCTTATGGCAAACGATTGGATATTCCTAGCGGTAACACTTTAAGGATTGGTGCGGGCGAAACTAAAGAAGTGACTTTGATTGATATTGGAGGCTCTAAAAAAGTGATAGGCATGAATGGGCTTACAAACAATATCGCCAATGAACGCCACAAACCTTTTGCGATAGAAAACGCTAAAAAACATGGATTTTTAAAATAAGGAGTTTGTTATGAAAATGAAAAAACTTGATTATGTCAATACTTACGGACCCACTAAAGGGGATAAAGTAAGATTGGGCGATACAGAGCTTTGGGCAGAAGTAGAGCATGATTATACCATCTATGGCGAAGAGTTGAAATTTGGT comes from Helicobacter acinonychis and encodes:
- the cheW gene encoding chemotaxis protein CheW translates to MSDPLKDLFEKQKEANTNPKQEDNEEVLQFIGFIIGDEEYAIPILNILEIVKPIGYTRVPETPNYVLGVFNLRGNVFPLINLRLKFGLKAEKQNKDTRYLVVRHNDQIAGFFIDRLTEAIRIKQTDIDPVPETLSDNNNLTYGIGKQNDRLVTILRVEEILKKDF
- the ureA gene encoding urease subunit alpha, encoding MRLTPKEQEKFLLYYAGEVARKRKAEGLKLNHPEAIAYVSAHIMDEARRGKKTVADLMQECMHFLKKDEVMEGVGNMIPDLGVEACFPDGTKLVTVNWPVEPDNHKAGEIKFGSDEDIEINAHKQANAIKLKVKNNGTRSLHVGSHFHFFEANRALEFDREKAYGKRLDIPSGNTLRIGAGETKEVTLIDIGGSKKVIGMNGLTNNIANERHKPFAIENAKKHGFLK